From Paracoccus suum, the proteins below share one genomic window:
- a CDS encoding S26 family signal peptidase: MTDLKWAMATFVASSAIAVTTWIDAPTKLIWNASASTPIGFYSVEPAKRLEVTDLVAVTAPEPIASFLADGGYLPRDTPLLKRVLGLPGQTVCRSGVLISVDGVAMGTALQRDRIDRPLPDWQGCRIVADGEVFLMNWDVPDSLDGRYFGPIPASAVIGRAVPLWTDEDGHGRFEWRAPTR; encoded by the coding sequence ATGACCGACCTCAAATGGGCCATGGCGACGTTCGTAGCGTCCAGCGCGATCGCCGTGACGACGTGGATCGACGCCCCCACCAAACTCATCTGGAATGCCTCGGCCAGCACCCCGATCGGTTTCTATTCGGTCGAACCTGCAAAGCGGCTCGAAGTCACCGATCTGGTCGCCGTCACTGCGCCGGAACCGATTGCGAGCTTTCTCGCCGACGGCGGATACCTGCCGCGCGACACGCCACTCCTAAAACGGGTCCTCGGCCTTCCCGGGCAGACCGTCTGCCGCTCCGGCGTCCTGATCAGTGTCGACGGCGTCGCGATGGGAACGGCTCTCCAACGCGACCGAATCGACCGCCCGCTCCCCGATTGGCAGGGCTGCCGGATCGTCGCGGACGGCGAGGTCTTCCTCATGAACTGGGACGTTCCCGACAGTCTGGACGGCCGCTACTTCGGCCCGATCCCGGCCAGCGCCGTCATCGGCCGCGCGGTTCCCTTGTGGACCGACGAGGACGGCCACGGCCGCTTCGAATGGCGGGCGCCAACGCGGTGA
- a CDS encoding DUF2840 domain-containing protein → MTGIAAPRMRGGSMPSSFQTDRLTHVELTWVEKQIEYWIRFGQDVQETILDRRRRVLSFRPGTTFAFVRWASNDFGTIISRIDIVRAITPGESYQTLPFVRPGGDILLKIESWPKVERVLQLIDAIEALSLDPADAAPDYWRHVHNRLSAGQDARRYSRDQHQAWLKRRRIVP, encoded by the coding sequence ATGACCGGCATCGCGGCCCCCCGCATGCGCGGCGGCTCGATGCCGTCGTCTTTCCAAACCGACCGTCTCACCCACGTCGAGCTGACATGGGTGGAAAAGCAGATCGAATACTGGATCAGGTTCGGTCAAGACGTGCAGGAGACGATCCTTGATCGCCGCCGCCGCGTCCTCTCGTTCAGGCCCGGCACGACTTTCGCCTTCGTCCGGTGGGCGTCCAACGACTTCGGCACGATCATCTCGCGCATCGATATCGTGCGCGCCATCACGCCCGGCGAGTCCTATCAGACGCTGCCCTTTGTGCGCCCCGGCGGCGACATCCTGCTCAAGATCGAAAGCTGGCCGAAGGTCGAACGCGTGCTGCAGCTCATCGACGCGATCGAGGCCCTTTCGCTCGATCCGGCCGACGCCGCGCCAGACTATTGGCGGCATGTACACAACCGACTGAGCGCCGGCCAGGACGCACGCCGCTACTCGCGCGATCAGCACCAGGCGTGGCTTAAGCGCCGGAGGATCGTGCCATGA
- a CDS encoding glycosyltransferase, whose translation MRFSIHTLGTRGDFQPYLALSRGLKARGHEVLIVAPAQFAEMAAAEGVAFAPLPAEFLDLLETAEAKKAIGSSGAGFAAGFKLLRYYREIGRKLLDAE comes from the coding sequence ATGCGTTTCTCCATCCACACGCTCGGCACGCGCGGCGACTTTCAGCCTTATCTGGCGCTCTCCCGTGGGCTCAAGGCGCGCGGGCACGAGGTGCTGATTGTTGCACCAGCTCAATTCGCCGAGATGGCAGCGGCCGAGGGCGTTGCGTTTGCGCCTTTGCCAGCCGAGTTCCTGGATCTGCTCGAAACCGCCGAAGCGAAAAAGGCTATCGGCAGCTCGGGCGCTGGTTTTGCAGCCGGCTTTAAGCTGCTGCGGTATTATCGCGAGATAGGCCGAAAGCTGCTTGATGCCGAGTGA
- a CDS encoding GNAT family N-acetyltransferase — protein MSKLPVAPKGCSEIPGGHIATIVTNLEMLQKPLLRPATMPEDVTFVRMVDPDLSEYRALFLKVGERWMWFSRVLMEDGALREILTNPKVESFEIREGNEAIGLLELDFSELDQCELSFLGLTAAATGKGLGRAIMNVAVEQAWSRQIRRFWVHTCTFDHPAALEFYIRTGFTPFSRQLEVVPDPRLSGVLPMHAAPHVPIIQPQP, from the coding sequence ATGAGCAAACTCCCTGTCGCGCCGAAAGGTTGTTCGGAGATCCCAGGCGGCCACATCGCTACCATCGTGACAAATCTTGAGATGTTGCAGAAGCCGTTGCTTCGGCCGGCAACTATGCCGGAAGACGTCACCTTTGTGCGGATGGTCGATCCTGACCTGAGTGAATACCGGGCATTGTTTCTCAAGGTTGGCGAACGCTGGATGTGGTTCTCCCGGGTGCTGATGGAAGACGGCGCCTTGCGGGAAATTCTGACCAATCCGAAAGTAGAGAGTTTCGAGATCCGTGAGGGGAACGAGGCGATCGGCTTGCTTGAACTCGATTTCAGTGAACTCGACCAGTGTGAGTTGTCATTTCTTGGTCTCACCGCCGCGGCGACGGGAAAAGGGCTCGGGCGCGCGATCATGAATGTCGCCGTCGAACAGGCCTGGTCTCGGCAGATCAGGCGATTCTGGGTGCATACTTGCACGTTTGATCATCCAGCAGCGCTCGAATTCTACATTCGAACGGGCTTTACGCCCTTCAGTCGGCAACTAGAGGTGGTGCCTGACCCGCGACTGAGCGGTGTCCTACCCATGCACGCTGCACCCCACGTGCCGATCATCCAGCCGCAACCATGA
- a CDS encoding relaxase/mobilization nuclease domain-containing protein, with protein MSEGDSDFRVRPGRIKSTRAPKSKSFINQVLRASKKAGHSSGEGQTAKRSAGRGHSTFGRGRTSFSRSRIFSASRRVVIKARVVRHQGTSFRSAPLSAHVSYLKREGVSRDGEKGVLFDATNERADDLAFSDRCRDDRHHFRFIVSPEDAGDMTDLREFTRDLANQMESDLGTKLDWVAVDHWNTDNPHVHLLVRGVDETGADLVISRDYISRGLRSRAEDLVSIELGPKPEHEIRNALEKEVTAERWTRLDVEIRIAADETGFIDLRPEANRKTDPSLRRLMIGRLQHLERMELAAQGAPGEWTVGLQAERTLRDLGIRGDIIKTMHRAFTERGQDRGVSDYTIDGGGAGSPVIGRLVDRGLHDELTGEAYAVIDGTDGRAHHVRFRGIEAFEHAPPIGGIVEVRRFGGPDDPRPTLALANRSDFDLNRQITAPGATWLDHRLVEREAMPMSMGGFGAEVRDAMQARAEHLADEGLARRQGQRILLQRDLLNTLRQRELDAVGTKLQSEHGLPYQKAQAGEHVAGVYRQRIALTSGRFAMIDNGLGFQLVPWTPPLEKKLGQHIAGVAKGHGGIEWSLGRQRGLGL; from the coding sequence ATGAGCGAGGGCGACAGCGATTTCCGCGTCCGCCCAGGACGCATCAAATCCACGCGCGCACCCAAGTCCAAGAGCTTCATCAATCAAGTGCTGAGGGCCTCGAAGAAGGCCGGGCACAGCTCTGGCGAAGGGCAGACCGCCAAGAGAAGCGCCGGCCGTGGTCATTCAACCTTCGGGCGTGGACGCACCAGCTTCAGCCGTTCGCGCATATTCAGCGCTTCGCGCCGTGTCGTCATCAAGGCGCGCGTGGTCCGCCATCAGGGCACGTCATTCCGCTCCGCGCCACTCTCGGCTCATGTGTCCTACCTGAAGCGCGAAGGCGTCAGCCGTGATGGGGAGAAGGGGGTCTTGTTCGACGCGACGAACGAGCGCGCCGACGATCTCGCCTTCTCCGACCGATGCAGGGATGACCGGCATCATTTTCGATTCATCGTCTCGCCCGAAGACGCGGGGGACATGACCGATCTGCGAGAGTTCACCCGCGACCTCGCCAACCAGATGGAATCGGATCTGGGCACCAAGCTCGACTGGGTCGCCGTCGATCACTGGAACACCGACAATCCGCATGTGCATTTGCTTGTGCGCGGCGTCGACGAGACCGGCGCCGATCTGGTCATCTCGCGCGATTACATCAGCCGCGGCCTGCGCTCCCGCGCCGAGGATCTTGTCTCCATCGAACTCGGCCCCAAGCCCGAACATGAAATCCGCAACGCGCTGGAAAAGGAAGTCACCGCCGAGCGCTGGACACGGCTCGATGTTGAAATCCGCATCGCCGCCGACGAGACCGGCTTTATCGACCTGCGCCCCGAGGCGAACCGCAAGACCGATCCCTCGCTGCGCCGCCTGATGATCGGCAGACTCCAGCATCTCGAAAGGATGGAGCTCGCGGCACAAGGCGCTCCAGGGGAATGGACCGTCGGGCTGCAGGCCGAACGCACACTGCGCGATCTCGGCATTCGCGGCGACATCATCAAGACCATGCACCGCGCCTTCACCGAGCGTGGTCAGGATCGCGGCGTCAGCGATTACACGATCGACGGCGGCGGGGCGGGTTCACCCGTTATTGGCCGCCTGGTCGATCGCGGCCTGCATGACGAGCTGACCGGCGAAGCCTATGCCGTGATCGACGGCACGGACGGCCGCGCGCACCATGTCCGCTTCCGCGGGATCGAGGCCTTCGAGCATGCGCCCCCGATTGGCGGCATCGTCGAGGTACGTCGCTTCGGCGGCCCCGACGATCCCCGGCCGACGCTGGCGCTCGCCAACCGATCGGACTTCGATCTCAACCGCCAGATCACGGCGCCGGGCGCGACCTGGCTGGATCATCGCCTGGTTGAGCGCGAGGCGATGCCCATGTCGATGGGAGGCTTCGGCGCCGAGGTGCGCGACGCCATGCAGGCGCGCGCCGAGCATCTAGCCGATGAAGGCCTTGCCCGCCGGCAGGGCCAACGCATCCTGCTGCAACGCGATCTCCTCAATACGCTGCGACAGCGCGAGCTCGATGCCGTTGGCACGAAGCTCCAGAGCGAACACGGACTGCCGTACCAGAAAGCGCAGGCCGGCGAGCATGTCGCCGGTGTCTATCGCCAGCGTATCGCGCTCACCTCGGGCCGCTTCGCCATGATCGACAATGGGCTCGGCTTCCAGCTCGTGCCCTGGACACCGCCGCTCGAAAAGAAGCTCGGCCAGCATATCGCCGGCGTCGCCAAGGGGCATGGCGGCATCGAGTGGAGCCTGGGTCGCCAGCGCGGCCTGGGCCTCTAG
- a CDS encoding glycosyltransferase: MFAPEAILFHPKALGAPHIAAKLGVPLFLAPPLPGFTYTSAFPTPILPFGSLGPLNRISHALMIHGGPTLFAKTIRAWRAEALGTSARGKAAPLTGTLYGYSPHVLQKPKDWGAEVAVTGYWFLDTPDWKPDAELADFLAAGDPPIYIGFGSMPGVDPQRLASLVVDGLKRAGKRGLLATAGGALGQIEPSRHIHVISGAPHDRLLPLMHATLHHGGAGTTGAALRSGNPTAICPFLGDQPFWARRVVALGVGPKPLGKDAMTVEDLASAFLAMDDVGMRARAAEIGTAIRAEDGVAAAIDFIERKLNQAR; this comes from the coding sequence ATGTTCGCTCCCGAAGCAATCTTGTTCCACCCCAAGGCGCTAGGCGCACCCCATATCGCGGCGAAGCTCGGCGTACCACTCTTCCTCGCACCGCCGCTGCCGGGCTTCACCTATACGTCGGCTTTTCCGACACCAATCCTCCCGTTCGGTTCGCTTGGACCGCTCAATCGAATAAGTCATGCCCTGATGATCCACGGCGGGCCCACGCTGTTTGCAAAGACGATCCGCGCATGGCGAGCCGAGGCGCTCGGGACCTCCGCTCGCGGCAAAGCGGCTCCGCTGACTGGCACACTCTATGGTTACAGTCCGCACGTACTGCAAAAGCCGAAAGACTGGGGCGCAGAGGTTGCAGTGACCGGCTACTGGTTCCTCGATACGCCGGATTGGAAGCCTGACGCGGAGCTTGCTGATTTCCTCGCGGCTGGCGATCCGCCGATCTATATCGGCTTCGGCAGCATGCCCGGTGTTGATCCGCAACGGCTGGCAAGTCTCGTGGTCGACGGTTTGAAGCGAGCGGGCAAGCGGGGGTTGCTCGCGACCGCGGGCGGTGCGCTCGGGCAGATCGAGCCGAGTCGGCATATCCATGTCATCTCGGGCGCTCCGCACGATCGGCTCCTTCCGCTTATGCACGCAACGCTACATCACGGCGGTGCTGGGACCACTGGCGCTGCTTTGCGTTCGGGCAATCCCACGGCCATTTGTCCATTTCTCGGTGATCAGCCCTTCTGGGCGCGTCGCGTCGTTGCTCTTGGGGTGGGGCCAAAGCCCCTCGGCAAGGATGCGATGACAGTAGAGGACCTGGCTTCTGCCTTTCTGGCGATGGACGATGTCGGCATGCGCGCCCGTGCCGCCGAAATTGGAACAGCTATCCGTGCCGAGGATGGGGTCGCGGCCGCCATCGACTTTATCGAGAGAAAGCTGAACCAAGCCAGATGA
- the trbB gene encoding P-type conjugative transfer ATPase TrbB, giving the protein MAASHQKSDAITRGARMLRTALGPAIARFLEDSSIVEVMLNPDGRLWIDRLSEGLSDTGERLAPADGERIVRLVAHHVGAEVHPGNPRVSAELPETGERFEGLLPPVVAAPAFAIRKPAVAVFTLDDYVAAGIMSADQAETLRGAVAARANILVAGGTSTGKTTLTNALLAEVSKTTDRVVIIEDTRELQCSAPNLVAMRTKDGVATLSDLVRSSLRLRPDRIPIGEVRGSEALDLLKAWGTGHPGGIGTIHAGTGIGALRRLEQLIQEAVVTVPRALIAETIDLVAVLAGRGSQRRLAELACVDGLGPDGDYRVTPATSASSPTGDPS; this is encoded by the coding sequence ATGGCGGCATCTCACCAGAAATCGGACGCGATCACGCGCGGCGCACGCATGCTGCGCACAGCCCTTGGACCGGCCATCGCGCGGTTTCTGGAAGATTCGTCGATCGTCGAGGTGATGCTCAATCCTGACGGCCGGCTCTGGATCGACCGGCTGTCCGAAGGATTGTCCGACACAGGCGAGCGTCTGGCGCCCGCAGATGGCGAACGGATCGTACGACTCGTCGCGCACCATGTCGGCGCCGAGGTCCATCCCGGCAATCCGCGGGTGTCGGCCGAACTACCCGAGACGGGGGAGCGGTTTGAGGGGCTGTTGCCCCCAGTTGTTGCGGCGCCGGCTTTCGCGATCCGCAAACCTGCCGTCGCAGTATTCACGCTCGACGACTATGTGGCCGCCGGAATCATGTCGGCGGACCAGGCCGAGACGCTTCGCGGGGCGGTCGCCGCCCGAGCCAACATCCTTGTCGCCGGCGGCACCTCGACCGGCAAGACCACACTCACCAATGCGTTGCTCGCCGAGGTCTCCAAGACCACGGATCGCGTCGTCATCATCGAGGACACGCGCGAGCTGCAATGCTCCGCACCCAACCTCGTCGCCATGCGCACCAAAGACGGTGTCGCCACCTTGTCGGATCTGGTGCGGTCCTCGCTGCGATTGCGACCAGACCGCATTCCGATCGGAGAGGTCCGCGGCTCCGAAGCTCTCGACCTGCTCAAGGCCTGGGGAACGGGTCATCCGGGCGGCATCGGCACCATCCATGCCGGCACAGGGATCGGTGCGCTGCGCCGCCTCGAGCAACTCATCCAGGAAGCCGTCGTCACCGTCCCAAGAGCGCTGATCGCGGAGACCATCGACCTCGTCGCTGTTCTCGCTGGTCGCGGCTCGCAACGCCGGCTCGCCGAACTCGCGTGCGTCGATGGCCTCGGCCCGGACGGCGACTACCGCGTCACTCCCGCAACCTCAGCCTCAAGCCCAACAGGAGATCCCTCATGA
- a CDS encoding CopG family transcriptional regulator — protein sequence MRDRMNVYFPPEMLRQIADLADRKKISRSAIVEAAVASFLSPDGADKREAALTRRLDRMTRQIHRIERDLGITAETLALYVRFWLSVTPPLTGDANSAAQARGRERYEGFIETIGRRLQQGQSFLREIPDDIGSDDQRES from the coding sequence ATGCGCGACCGCATGAATGTGTACTTTCCGCCTGAGATGCTGCGCCAGATCGCCGACCTCGCGGACCGCAAGAAGATCTCGCGCTCGGCGATCGTCGAGGCTGCGGTCGCATCGTTTCTTTCGCCTGATGGAGCAGACAAGCGCGAAGCCGCCCTCACACGCCGTCTCGACCGCATGACCAGGCAGATCCACCGCATCGAACGCGATCTCGGCATCACGGCCGAGACGCTTGCCCTATACGTTCGCTTCTGGCTGTCGGTCACGCCGCCGCTGACCGGCGACGCCAACTCAGCTGCGCAGGCGAGGGGCCGCGAACGCTACGAAGGGTTTATCGAGACGATCGGACGGCGCCTCCAACAGGGTCAGAGCTTCTTGCGTGAGATACCCGACGATATCGGTTCGGACGATCAACGCGAGAGCTGA
- a CDS encoding DUF736 domain-containing protein, translated as MPQIGEFTREESGFTGRIHTLTLFREITIVPVDPSDVENAPSYRVHHGADDNAPEIGAAWTESSEKAGEYLSLLIDDPSFAQPIRARLFQNGADTTSWSLHWSRPQKRGERE; from the coding sequence ATGCCGCAAATCGGCGAATTCACCCGCGAGGAATCCGGCTTCACCGGCCGCATTCATACGCTCACCCTATTTCGCGAGATCACCATCGTTCCCGTCGATCCCTCGGACGTCGAGAACGCGCCGAGCTACCGCGTCCATCACGGCGCGGATGACAACGCACCGGAGATCGGCGCGGCCTGGACGGAGTCCAGCGAAAAGGCTGGTGAATATCTGTCACTGCTGATCGACGACCCCAGCTTTGCGCAGCCGATCCGTGCCCGCCTGTTCCAGAACGGGGCTGATACGACCTCCTGGTCTTTGCACTGGAGCCGCCCTCAGAAGCGCGGCGAACGGGAATAG
- a CDS encoding lytic transglycosylase domain-containing protein codes for MRIARTTPASPMSTGRPRAARCIILFLLSGLSVSAAPPLAVLAQSAPSIAQPTHDPHAAFVTEASQRFGIPEHWIRSVRRVESADDARAVSSAGAMGLMQVMPATWAELRVRYGLGRDPFDPRDNIIAGTAYLREMYDSYGSPGFLGAYNAGPGRYEEYLAGRPLPAETRAYVATLAPLIGGAHLSPPAPGTVDVAAADPHAWRRAPLFVTPSAHGLDARKMVSEPQDNDARTAPSSGEGPANSVQSGSIFVARADDGDPQ; via the coding sequence ATGCGGATCGCTCGCACGACCCCCGCATCGCCGATGTCAACCGGGCGGCCTCGCGCTGCCCGGTGCATCATCCTCTTCCTCCTTTCCGGCCTGTCTGTTTCCGCCGCGCCGCCGCTCGCCGTACTGGCGCAGAGCGCTCCGTCGATCGCGCAGCCAACCCACGATCCTCACGCCGCCTTCGTGACCGAAGCCTCACAGCGTTTCGGTATTCCCGAACACTGGATCAGGTCGGTGCGCCGCGTCGAAAGCGCCGATGACGCGCGCGCCGTCTCATCGGCGGGAGCAATGGGCCTGATGCAGGTCATGCCCGCCACTTGGGCGGAATTGCGCGTCCGTTATGGCCTTGGACGCGATCCGTTCGACCCGCGCGACAACATCATCGCTGGTACGGCCTATCTGCGCGAAATGTACGATAGCTACGGATCGCCGGGCTTTCTTGGAGCCTATAACGCTGGACCCGGACGCTATGAGGAATACCTCGCGGGCCGCCCCCTTCCGGCAGAAACCCGCGCCTATGTCGCCACGCTCGCGCCATTGATCGGCGGGGCTCACCTGTCGCCACCCGCACCGGGGACCGTCGATGTTGCCGCCGCCGATCCGCACGCTTGGCGACGAGCTCCGCTCTTCGTCACGCCGTCAGCCCACGGTCTGGATGCGCGCAAAATGGTATCCGAACCGCAAGACAACGACGCCCGGACTGCGCCGTCATCGGGCGAAGGTCCCGCCAATTCTGTGCAAAGCGGCAGCATTTTCGTTGCCCGTGCCGACGATGGAGACCCGCAATGA
- the parA gene encoding ParA family partition ATPase: protein MIVALLNQKGGVGKTTLALHLSGQWALEGKRITLIDADPQGSALDWSQQRTREGLPRLFGVIGLARDTLHREAPELARDADHIVIDGPPRVAGLMRSALLAADLVLIPVQPSPLDGWASAEMLALLAEAQIYRPQLMARFVLNRCTARTVIARETAETLADHDPPLLSATIGQRVAFADLAQSGCLVFEADDNSAAAREIAALTAEVGRLAP, encoded by the coding sequence ATGATCGTCGCGCTTCTCAATCAGAAAGGCGGCGTCGGCAAAACGACGCTCGCGCTGCATCTTTCTGGTCAATGGGCGCTTGAAGGCAAGCGCATCACCCTGATCGATGCCGACCCACAGGGATCGGCGCTCGACTGGTCGCAGCAACGCACCCGCGAGGGCCTGCCTCGCCTGTTCGGCGTCATCGGCCTGGCGCGCGACACACTTCATCGCGAAGCGCCCGAGCTCGCGCGTGACGCCGATCACATCGTCATCGACGGACCACCACGCGTTGCAGGTCTTATGCGTTCGGCGCTGCTCGCCGCCGATCTTGTCCTGATCCCTGTGCAGCCGTCACCGCTCGATGGCTGGGCCTCGGCCGAAATGCTGGCGCTGCTCGCAGAGGCCCAAATCTATCGGCCGCAACTCATGGCTCGCTTCGTACTCAACCGCTGCACTGCACGCACCGTCATCGCCCGCGAGACCGCCGAGACATTGGCCGACCACGATCCGCCCCTGCTGTCGGCGACGATCGGCCAGCGTGTCGCCTTCGCCGACCTAGCACAGTCCGGGTGCCTCGTTTTTGAGGCCGACGACAATAGCGCGGCCGCGCGCGAGATCGCCGCCCTGACTGCGGAAGTCGGGAGGTTGGCGCCATGA
- a CDS encoding conjugal transfer protein TraG, translated as MSATKILWGQILTVFLIILLTTWGATQYVAWQLGYQAQLGTPWFELAGTPIYYPPAIFWWWYFFDAYAPGVFAKGGVIAASGGFIAIAVAIGMSVWRAREQKNIETYGSARWAKPQEVKAAGLLNPDGVVLGKLDRDYLRHDGPEHVLCFAPTRSGKGVGLVVPTLLTWPGSVVVHDIKGENWQLTAGFRSKHGRVLLFDPTNPKSAAYNPLLEVRRGEWEVRDVQNVADVLVDPEGSLEKRNHWEKTSHSLLVGAILHVLYAEKDKTLAGVAGFLSDPKRPIETTLAAMMTTPHLGEAGPHPVIASTARELLNKSDNERSGVLSTAMSFLGLYRDPVVAEVTRRCDWRIADLIEDALPATLYLVVPPSDISRTKPLIRLVLNQIGRRLTEDLHTKARRHRVLMMLDEFPALGRLDFFESALAFMAGYGMKAFLIAQSLNQIEKAYGANNSILDNCHVRVSFATNDERTAKRVSDALGTATEMKAMKNYAGHRLSPWLGHLMVSRSETARPLLTPGEIMQLPPNDEIVMLAATPPIRANKARYFEDKRFVERVLPPPDPAQTSRTTRKDAWTELKPQAPDAALLAEIQKAEQDAANSGLRREPELPDHVAIVKETTDPNPADEFKALLDDEPEDAARQRQALRRHMTGIARQVSMDPNDNMEL; from the coding sequence ATGTCCGCCACCAAAATCCTCTGGGGCCAGATCCTCACCGTCTTTCTGATCATCCTCCTCACCACCTGGGGCGCGACGCAATATGTCGCCTGGCAACTTGGCTATCAGGCCCAGCTCGGCACACCATGGTTCGAGCTTGCCGGGACGCCGATCTATTATCCCCCTGCAATCTTCTGGTGGTGGTACTTCTTCGACGCATATGCGCCGGGCGTGTTCGCCAAGGGCGGCGTCATCGCCGCATCAGGCGGCTTCATCGCCATCGCGGTCGCCATCGGCATGTCGGTGTGGCGCGCTCGCGAACAGAAGAACATCGAAACCTATGGCTCGGCTCGATGGGCGAAGCCGCAGGAGGTGAAGGCGGCTGGCCTGCTCAACCCTGACGGCGTCGTCCTCGGTAAGCTCGATCGTGACTATCTTCGCCACGACGGACCGGAGCATGTTCTGTGTTTTGCTCCGACCCGATCCGGCAAGGGTGTCGGCCTCGTCGTGCCAACCCTGCTGACCTGGCCGGGCTCCGTCGTCGTTCACGACATCAAGGGCGAAAACTGGCAGCTCACCGCCGGCTTCCGCTCGAAGCACGGTCGGGTGCTGCTATTCGACCCCACCAATCCGAAATCGGCCGCCTACAATCCTCTGCTCGAAGTGCGGCGCGGCGAGTGGGAGGTGCGCGACGTCCAGAACGTCGCTGACGTCCTGGTCGACCCCGAGGGTTCGCTGGAGAAACGCAATCACTGGGAAAAGACCAGTCACTCTTTGCTGGTCGGCGCCATCCTTCACGTCCTCTATGCCGAGAAGGACAAGACCCTTGCCGGCGTCGCAGGTTTCCTGTCCGACCCGAAGCGCCCGATCGAGACCACGCTGGCGGCGATGATGACCACGCCACATCTCGGCGAGGCCGGCCCCCACCCCGTCATCGCTTCAACGGCCCGCGAACTGCTCAACAAATCCGACAACGAGCGCTCCGGCGTCCTGTCCACCGCCATGTCCTTTCTGGGCCTGTACCGCGATCCCGTTGTTGCTGAAGTGACACGCCGCTGCGACTGGCGCATCGCCGACCTGATCGAGGACGCGCTGCCGGCCACCCTCTACCTGGTGGTCCCGCCATCCGACATCTCGCGCACCAAGCCGTTGATCCGGCTTGTGCTCAACCAGATCGGTCGCCGCCTGACCGAGGATCTGCACACCAAGGCCCGGCGGCACCGCGTGCTGATGATGCTCGACGAGTTTCCGGCTCTCGGCCGCCTCGACTTCTTCGAAAGCGCGCTCGCCTTCATGGCCGGCTACGGCATGAAAGCCTTCCTCATCGCCCAGTCGCTCAACCAGATCGAAAAGGCCTACGGCGCCAATAACTCGATCCTCGACAACTGCCATGTCCGCGTGAGCTTTGCGACCAATGACGAGCGCACCGCAAAGCGCGTCTCGGATGCGCTCGGCACAGCCACCGAAATGAAGGCGATGAAAAACTACGCCGGGCACCGTCTGTCGCCCTGGCTCGGTCATCTCATGGTGTCGCGCTCTGAAACCGCGCGTCCGCTGCTGACCCCCGGTGAGATCATGCAGCTTCCGCCCAACGATGAAATCGTCATGTTGGCGGCTACCCCGCCGATCCGGGCCAACAAGGCGCGCTACTTCGAGGACAAGCGCTTCGTCGAGCGCGTACTGCCCCCGCCGGACCCGGCCCAAACCAGTCGCACGACGCGCAAGGACGCCTGGACAGAGCTGAAGCCGCAGGCGCCGGACGCTGCGCTGCTCGCCGAGATCCAGAAGGCCGAGCAAGACGCGGCCAATAGCGGCCTTCGTCGAGAACCCGAGCTTCCCGATCATGTCGCCATCGTCAAGGAAACGACCGATCCGAACCCTGCCGACGAGTTCAAAGCTCTGCTCGACGACGAACCCGAGGACGCCGCGCGCCAACGGCAAGCGCTTCGCCGCCACATGACTGGAATCGCCCGCCAGGTCTCCATGGACCCCAACGACAATATGGAGCTCTGA